A section of the Drosophila subobscura isolate 14011-0131.10 chromosome A, UCBerk_Dsub_1.0, whole genome shotgun sequence genome encodes:
- the LOC117903605 gene encoding sodium/potassium/calcium exchanger 3 isoform X3, with the protein MEDYWGLSSSTDINCTQPAIDDFPRDLFSEAQRQSGAVVLHVIASLYLFVALAVVCDEYFVPAVEKICAALNMSNDVAGATFMAAATSAPELFVNVIGTFITEGDIGVGTIVGSAVFNILAVAACCGIGAGMTIPLDWWPLTRDSIAYGVTVAILICVMHDERVEWYEALILVSLYAVYLAVMYFDKTFQKCAKDLVENRICQNMASIQLNGGLNNDQAKSSTATIAITTTTTTITTAPAGAGAGAGTTTTAGGGGGGGGGGVIAADMAPLSNAETEAPPVVAPPEQQQEEGYSLLTYPKDKSCFAQFTWLIIWPIHLLFRVAIPDCKKAKNNKIFPLTFIMCIVWIGSLSYVVAWMITIIGDTLKIPDSVMGITFLAAGTSVPEAVSSVIVAKRGHGSMGICNSIGSNTFDILLCLGVPWLIKAVFFPIQPGQNYVAINSAGLEYSAITLLSTLFLLYLTFSTNKFKLDKKVGTACLVMYLVFMVFASLIELNVFFRVNLPTCGRS; encoded by the exons ATGGAAGACTATTGGGGTCTTAGCAGCAGTACGG ATATAAATTGCACTCAGCCCGCCATTGATGACTTCCCCAGAGACCTGTTCTCGGAGGCGCAAAGACAGTCCGGTGCTGTTGTACTTCATGTTATAGCcagtttatatttatttgtagccTTAGCAGTAGTGTGTGATGAGTACTTTGTTCCAGCAGTTGAGAAAATATGTGCAG CACTCAACATGTCCAACGATGTGGCGGGGGCCACGTTCATGGCTGCGGCCACTTCCGCCCCCGAGCTGTTCGTCAACGTGATAGGCACTTTCATCACGGAGGGCGACATCGGGGTGGGCACCATCGTTGGATCGGCAGTCTTCAACATCCTGGCCGTGGCCGCCTGCTGCGGTATTGGCGCCGGCATG ACCATACCGCTCGACTGGTGGCCGCTGACACGAGACAGCATCGCATATGGCGTCACCGTGGCCATCCTCATCTGCGTGATGCATGACGAGCGCGTCGAGTGGTACGAGGCCCTCATTCTCGTATCGCTCTACGCCGTCTACCTGGCGGTCATGTATTTTGACAAAACGTTCCAAAAGTGTGCCAAAG ACCTCGTGGAGAACCGCATCTGCCAGAATATGGCCAGCATCCAGCTGAATGGCGGCTTGAACAATGACCAGGCTAAGAGCTCAACGGCAACCATAGCCATTACCACAACTACAACCACGATCACAACAGCACcggcaggcgcaggcgcaggcgcaggcacaacaacaaccgccggtggcggcggtggcggtggtggcggtggagtAATAGCTGCTGACATGGCACCCCTGAGTAATGCCGAAACCGAAGCGCCGCCAGTGGTAGCTCCtcctgagcagcagcaggaggagggctACTCCCTGCTGACGTACCCGAAGGACAAGAGCTGCTTTGCTCAGTTCACCTGGCTCATCATTTGGCCCATTCACCTGCTTTTCCGAGTCGCCATTCCCGACTGCAAAAAggccaagaacaacaaaatcttCCCGCTGACCTTCATCATGTGCATTGTATGGATTGGATCCCTCTCCTATGTGGTGGCGTGGATGATCACCATAATTG GCGACACACTTAAGATACCTGACTCGGTGATGGGGATCACGTTCCTGGCAGCGGGCACCAGCGTACCAGAGGCCGTTTCCAGTGTGATTGTTGCCAAACGTG GGCACGGATCAATGGGTATTTGCAACTCGATTGGATCCAACACCTTCGACATTCTTCTGTGCCTGGGCGTGCCTTGGCTGATCAAGGCGGTTTTCTTTCCCATACAGCCGGGCCAGAACTATGTGGCCATCAACTCGGCCGGACTGGAGTACTCGGCGATCACACTGCTGTCCACACTGTTTCTCCTCTATTTGACATTCTCCACGAATAAATTCAAGCTGGACAAGAAGGTGGGCACCGCGTGCCTAGTCATGTATTTGGTCTTTATGGTCTTTGCCTCACTCATCGAACTAAATGTGTTCTTCCGCGTAAATCTACCCACCTGCGGACGGTCATGA
- the LOC117903605 gene encoding sodium/potassium/calcium exchanger 4 isoform X1 — protein MEDYWGLSSSTDINCTQPAIDDFPRDLFSEAQRQSGAVVLHVIASLYLFVALAVVCDEYFVPAVEKICAALNMSNDVAGATFMAAATSAPELFVNVIGTFITEGDIGVGTIVGSAVFNILAVAACCGIGAGMTIPLDWWPLTRDSIAYGVTVAILICVMHDERVEWYEALILVSLYAVYLAVMYFDKTFQKCAKGGVKQARTRSRSSNCSIHTKSSNEKEPDLVENRICQNMASIQLNGGLNNDQAKSSTATIAITTTTTTITTAPAGAGAGAGTTTTAGGGGGGGGGGVIAADMAPLSNAETEAPPVVAPPEQQQEEGYSLLTYPKDKSCFAQFTWLIIWPIHLLFRVAIPDCKKAKNNKIFPLTFIMCIVWIGSLSYVVAWMITIIGDTLKIPDSVMGITFLAAGTSVPEAVSSVIVAKRGHGSMGICNSIGSNTFDILLCLGVPWLIKAVFFPIQPGQNYVAINSAGLEYSAITLLSTLFLLYLTFSTNKFKLDKKVGTACLVMYLVFMVFASLIELNVFFRVNLPTCGRS, from the exons ATGGAAGACTATTGGGGTCTTAGCAGCAGTACGG ATATAAATTGCACTCAGCCCGCCATTGATGACTTCCCCAGAGACCTGTTCTCGGAGGCGCAAAGACAGTCCGGTGCTGTTGTACTTCATGTTATAGCcagtttatatttatttgtagccTTAGCAGTAGTGTGTGATGAGTACTTTGTTCCAGCAGTTGAGAAAATATGTGCAG CACTCAACATGTCCAACGATGTGGCGGGGGCCACGTTCATGGCTGCGGCCACTTCCGCCCCCGAGCTGTTCGTCAACGTGATAGGCACTTTCATCACGGAGGGCGACATCGGGGTGGGCACCATCGTTGGATCGGCAGTCTTCAACATCCTGGCCGTGGCCGCCTGCTGCGGTATTGGCGCCGGCATG ACCATACCGCTCGACTGGTGGCCGCTGACACGAGACAGCATCGCATATGGCGTCACCGTGGCCATCCTCATCTGCGTGATGCATGACGAGCGCGTCGAGTGGTACGAGGCCCTCATTCTCGTATCGCTCTACGCCGTCTACCTGGCGGTCATGTATTTTGACAAAACGTTCCAAAAGTGTGCCAAAG GTGGCGTAAAGCAGGCGCGCACGCGCAGCCGGTCCTCCAACTGCAGCATCCACACAAAGAGCAGCAATGAGAAGGAACCAG ACCTCGTGGAGAACCGCATCTGCCAGAATATGGCCAGCATCCAGCTGAATGGCGGCTTGAACAATGACCAGGCTAAGAGCTCAACGGCAACCATAGCCATTACCACAACTACAACCACGATCACAACAGCACcggcaggcgcaggcgcaggcgcaggcacaacaacaaccgccggtggcggcggtggcggtggtggcggtggagtAATAGCTGCTGACATGGCACCCCTGAGTAATGCCGAAACCGAAGCGCCGCCAGTGGTAGCTCCtcctgagcagcagcaggaggagggctACTCCCTGCTGACGTACCCGAAGGACAAGAGCTGCTTTGCTCAGTTCACCTGGCTCATCATTTGGCCCATTCACCTGCTTTTCCGAGTCGCCATTCCCGACTGCAAAAAggccaagaacaacaaaatcttCCCGCTGACCTTCATCATGTGCATTGTATGGATTGGATCCCTCTCCTATGTGGTGGCGTGGATGATCACCATAATTG GCGACACACTTAAGATACCTGACTCGGTGATGGGGATCACGTTCCTGGCAGCGGGCACCAGCGTACCAGAGGCCGTTTCCAGTGTGATTGTTGCCAAACGTG GGCACGGATCAATGGGTATTTGCAACTCGATTGGATCCAACACCTTCGACATTCTTCTGTGCCTGGGCGTGCCTTGGCTGATCAAGGCGGTTTTCTTTCCCATACAGCCGGGCCAGAACTATGTGGCCATCAACTCGGCCGGACTGGAGTACTCGGCGATCACACTGCTGTCCACACTGTTTCTCCTCTATTTGACATTCTCCACGAATAAATTCAAGCTGGACAAGAAGGTGGGCACCGCGTGCCTAGTCATGTATTTGGTCTTTATGGTCTTTGCCTCACTCATCGAACTAAATGTGTTCTTCCGCGTAAATCTACCCACCTGCGGACGGTCATGA
- the LOC117903605 gene encoding sodium/potassium/calcium exchanger 4 isoform X2, with amino-acid sequence MKYINCTQPAIDDFPRDLFSEAQRQSGAVVLHVIASLYLFVALAVVCDEYFVPAVEKICAALNMSNDVAGATFMAAATSAPELFVNVIGTFITEGDIGVGTIVGSAVFNILAVAACCGIGAGMTIPLDWWPLTRDSIAYGVTVAILICVMHDERVEWYEALILVSLYAVYLAVMYFDKTFQKCAKGGVKQARTRSRSSNCSIHTKSSNEKEPDLVENRICQNMASIQLNGGLNNDQAKSSTATIAITTTTTTITTAPAGAGAGAGTTTTAGGGGGGGGGGVIAADMAPLSNAETEAPPVVAPPEQQQEEGYSLLTYPKDKSCFAQFTWLIIWPIHLLFRVAIPDCKKAKNNKIFPLTFIMCIVWIGSLSYVVAWMITIIGDTLKIPDSVMGITFLAAGTSVPEAVSSVIVAKRGHGSMGICNSIGSNTFDILLCLGVPWLIKAVFFPIQPGQNYVAINSAGLEYSAITLLSTLFLLYLTFSTNKFKLDKKVGTACLVMYLVFMVFASLIELNVFFRVNLPTCGRS; translated from the exons ATGAAAT ATATAAATTGCACTCAGCCCGCCATTGATGACTTCCCCAGAGACCTGTTCTCGGAGGCGCAAAGACAGTCCGGTGCTGTTGTACTTCATGTTATAGCcagtttatatttatttgtagccTTAGCAGTAGTGTGTGATGAGTACTTTGTTCCAGCAGTTGAGAAAATATGTGCAG CACTCAACATGTCCAACGATGTGGCGGGGGCCACGTTCATGGCTGCGGCCACTTCCGCCCCCGAGCTGTTCGTCAACGTGATAGGCACTTTCATCACGGAGGGCGACATCGGGGTGGGCACCATCGTTGGATCGGCAGTCTTCAACATCCTGGCCGTGGCCGCCTGCTGCGGTATTGGCGCCGGCATG ACCATACCGCTCGACTGGTGGCCGCTGACACGAGACAGCATCGCATATGGCGTCACCGTGGCCATCCTCATCTGCGTGATGCATGACGAGCGCGTCGAGTGGTACGAGGCCCTCATTCTCGTATCGCTCTACGCCGTCTACCTGGCGGTCATGTATTTTGACAAAACGTTCCAAAAGTGTGCCAAAG GTGGCGTAAAGCAGGCGCGCACGCGCAGCCGGTCCTCCAACTGCAGCATCCACACAAAGAGCAGCAATGAGAAGGAACCAG ACCTCGTGGAGAACCGCATCTGCCAGAATATGGCCAGCATCCAGCTGAATGGCGGCTTGAACAATGACCAGGCTAAGAGCTCAACGGCAACCATAGCCATTACCACAACTACAACCACGATCACAACAGCACcggcaggcgcaggcgcaggcgcaggcacaacaacaaccgccggtggcggcggtggcggtggtggcggtggagtAATAGCTGCTGACATGGCACCCCTGAGTAATGCCGAAACCGAAGCGCCGCCAGTGGTAGCTCCtcctgagcagcagcaggaggagggctACTCCCTGCTGACGTACCCGAAGGACAAGAGCTGCTTTGCTCAGTTCACCTGGCTCATCATTTGGCCCATTCACCTGCTTTTCCGAGTCGCCATTCCCGACTGCAAAAAggccaagaacaacaaaatcttCCCGCTGACCTTCATCATGTGCATTGTATGGATTGGATCCCTCTCCTATGTGGTGGCGTGGATGATCACCATAATTG GCGACACACTTAAGATACCTGACTCGGTGATGGGGATCACGTTCCTGGCAGCGGGCACCAGCGTACCAGAGGCCGTTTCCAGTGTGATTGTTGCCAAACGTG GGCACGGATCAATGGGTATTTGCAACTCGATTGGATCCAACACCTTCGACATTCTTCTGTGCCTGGGCGTGCCTTGGCTGATCAAGGCGGTTTTCTTTCCCATACAGCCGGGCCAGAACTATGTGGCCATCAACTCGGCCGGACTGGAGTACTCGGCGATCACACTGCTGTCCACACTGTTTCTCCTCTATTTGACATTCTCCACGAATAAATTCAAGCTGGACAAGAAGGTGGGCACCGCGTGCCTAGTCATGTATTTGGTCTTTATGGTCTTTGCCTCACTCATCGAACTAAATGTGTTCTTCCGCGTAAATCTACCCACCTGCGGACGGTCATGA
- the LOC117903605 gene encoding sodium/potassium/calcium exchanger 3 isoform X4 translates to MKYINCTQPAIDDFPRDLFSEAQRQSGAVVLHVIASLYLFVALAVVCDEYFVPAVEKICAALNMSNDVAGATFMAAATSAPELFVNVIGTFITEGDIGVGTIVGSAVFNILAVAACCGIGAGMTIPLDWWPLTRDSIAYGVTVAILICVMHDERVEWYEALILVSLYAVYLAVMYFDKTFQKCAKDLVENRICQNMASIQLNGGLNNDQAKSSTATIAITTTTTTITTAPAGAGAGAGTTTTAGGGGGGGGGGVIAADMAPLSNAETEAPPVVAPPEQQQEEGYSLLTYPKDKSCFAQFTWLIIWPIHLLFRVAIPDCKKAKNNKIFPLTFIMCIVWIGSLSYVVAWMITIIGDTLKIPDSVMGITFLAAGTSVPEAVSSVIVAKRGHGSMGICNSIGSNTFDILLCLGVPWLIKAVFFPIQPGQNYVAINSAGLEYSAITLLSTLFLLYLTFSTNKFKLDKKVGTACLVMYLVFMVFASLIELNVFFRVNLPTCGRS, encoded by the exons ATGAAAT ATATAAATTGCACTCAGCCCGCCATTGATGACTTCCCCAGAGACCTGTTCTCGGAGGCGCAAAGACAGTCCGGTGCTGTTGTACTTCATGTTATAGCcagtttatatttatttgtagccTTAGCAGTAGTGTGTGATGAGTACTTTGTTCCAGCAGTTGAGAAAATATGTGCAG CACTCAACATGTCCAACGATGTGGCGGGGGCCACGTTCATGGCTGCGGCCACTTCCGCCCCCGAGCTGTTCGTCAACGTGATAGGCACTTTCATCACGGAGGGCGACATCGGGGTGGGCACCATCGTTGGATCGGCAGTCTTCAACATCCTGGCCGTGGCCGCCTGCTGCGGTATTGGCGCCGGCATG ACCATACCGCTCGACTGGTGGCCGCTGACACGAGACAGCATCGCATATGGCGTCACCGTGGCCATCCTCATCTGCGTGATGCATGACGAGCGCGTCGAGTGGTACGAGGCCCTCATTCTCGTATCGCTCTACGCCGTCTACCTGGCGGTCATGTATTTTGACAAAACGTTCCAAAAGTGTGCCAAAG ACCTCGTGGAGAACCGCATCTGCCAGAATATGGCCAGCATCCAGCTGAATGGCGGCTTGAACAATGACCAGGCTAAGAGCTCAACGGCAACCATAGCCATTACCACAACTACAACCACGATCACAACAGCACcggcaggcgcaggcgcaggcgcaggcacaacaacaaccgccggtggcggcggtggcggtggtggcggtggagtAATAGCTGCTGACATGGCACCCCTGAGTAATGCCGAAACCGAAGCGCCGCCAGTGGTAGCTCCtcctgagcagcagcaggaggagggctACTCCCTGCTGACGTACCCGAAGGACAAGAGCTGCTTTGCTCAGTTCACCTGGCTCATCATTTGGCCCATTCACCTGCTTTTCCGAGTCGCCATTCCCGACTGCAAAAAggccaagaacaacaaaatcttCCCGCTGACCTTCATCATGTGCATTGTATGGATTGGATCCCTCTCCTATGTGGTGGCGTGGATGATCACCATAATTG GCGACACACTTAAGATACCTGACTCGGTGATGGGGATCACGTTCCTGGCAGCGGGCACCAGCGTACCAGAGGCCGTTTCCAGTGTGATTGTTGCCAAACGTG GGCACGGATCAATGGGTATTTGCAACTCGATTGGATCCAACACCTTCGACATTCTTCTGTGCCTGGGCGTGCCTTGGCTGATCAAGGCGGTTTTCTTTCCCATACAGCCGGGCCAGAACTATGTGGCCATCAACTCGGCCGGACTGGAGTACTCGGCGATCACACTGCTGTCCACACTGTTTCTCCTCTATTTGACATTCTCCACGAATAAATTCAAGCTGGACAAGAAGGTGGGCACCGCGTGCCTAGTCATGTATTTGGTCTTTATGGTCTTTGCCTCACTCATCGAACTAAATGTGTTCTTCCGCGTAAATCTACCCACCTGCGGACGGTCATGA